The following proteins are encoded in a genomic region of Neisseria perflava:
- a CDS encoding TolC family protein produces MKTKPFSQVALSLAVALALSACAAPKANPNLTLEATGQVMSAAETAERYDVNGNWWEIYQSPQLNALMEQALANNIDLKQAAISVNKALYQANILGADLVPSFSGSLGANASKNLKTGSHGNTFSSQLGLSYELDLWRKLSATADAQVWEYQATHEDMANTRLTLINNVADAYFNIAYLNEAIELAQKSLKQYQEINRIANAKFRYGRADSSQPTQAKQSLLSAENSLLSLQNNLDTQKQVLRNLLNLRPSENMAADPAQFRLLPVKGVNLDVPITVLANRPDLRAAEYRLQASQQSVNAQKRSWYPSITLGASLSTSSDKAKSTFNIPMLGGSATINLPFLNWQTMKWKDKTVQAEMDSAKLNFEKALTTALNEVNTNYLAYKNAQASLANQEQRYQLDKKNSHYYQVRYQHGKNELKDWLEALNSEYSSAQNLLNQRYEALKYENMVYKAMAGRYTPK; encoded by the coding sequence ATGAAGACGAAACCTTTTTCCCAAGTAGCCTTATCATTGGCTGTTGCCCTTGCCCTAAGTGCGTGCGCCGCACCTAAAGCCAATCCGAATCTAACACTGGAAGCAACCGGCCAAGTCATGAGCGCAGCGGAAACTGCCGAACGCTACGATGTAAACGGCAACTGGTGGGAAATCTACCAAAGCCCGCAGCTTAATGCGCTGATGGAGCAGGCGCTGGCGAACAATATCGATTTGAAACAGGCGGCCATCAGCGTCAACAAGGCTTTGTACCAAGCCAATATTTTGGGTGCGGATTTGGTACCTTCGTTCAGCGGCTCGTTGGGTGCGAATGCTTCTAAAAACCTGAAAACCGGCAGCCACGGCAATACCTTCAGCAGCCAGCTTGGCTTAAGCTACGAATTGGATTTGTGGCGCAAACTCAGCGCCACTGCCGATGCGCAGGTATGGGAATACCAAGCCACACATGAGGACATGGCCAACACACGCCTGACTTTGATTAATAATGTTGCCGATGCCTATTTCAATATCGCCTACCTGAACGAAGCCATTGAGTTGGCGCAAAAATCGCTGAAGCAATATCAGGAAATCAACCGCATTGCGAATGCCAAGTTCCGCTACGGTCGTGCCGACTCAAGCCAGCCGACCCAAGCCAAACAGTCATTGCTGAGCGCGGAAAACAGCCTGTTGTCTTTGCAAAACAATTTGGATACGCAAAAACAGGTTTTGCGTAATTTGTTGAATTTAAGGCCGTCTGAAAACATGGCCGCCGATCCGGCACAATTCCGCCTACTGCCGGTCAAAGGTGTGAACTTGGACGTACCGATTACCGTTTTGGCCAACCGCCCCGATCTGCGCGCCGCCGAATACCGCCTGCAAGCGTCGCAACAATCGGTCAACGCGCAAAAACGCAGTTGGTATCCGTCGATTACTTTGGGCGCAAGTTTGAGTACGTCTTCCGATAAAGCGAAAAGTACGTTCAATATCCCCATGTTGGGCGGCTCGGCCACCATCAATCTGCCTTTCCTTAACTGGCAGACCATGAAATGGAAAGACAAAACCGTACAAGCGGAGATGGACAGTGCCAAGCTGAATTTTGAAAAAGCCCTGACCACCGCGCTTAACGAGGTCAACACCAACTACCTTGCCTACAAAAACGCGCAGGCCAGTCTTGCCAATCAGGAACAACGTTATCAGTTGGACAAGAAAAACAGCCATTACTATCAAGTACGCTACCAACACGGTAAAAACGAGTTGAAAGACTGGCTGGAGGCTTTGAATTCAGAATACAGCTCGGCTCAAAACCTGCTGAACCAACGCTATGAAGCCTTAAAATACGAAAATATGGTGTATAAAGCCATGGCGGGACGTTATACGCCGAAATAG